In a single window of the Acidimicrobiales bacterium genome:
- a CDS encoding alpha/beta hydrolase codes for MQLERHDLDIRGLPTVYRGGSGRPLVFLHTAGGLQPDNPFLVRLSEEFEVIAPLAPGFRDLGELDDILDVRDLALHYDDVFESLGLEQALVVGYSFGGMVGAELAAHYPKRVADLVLIAPVGLWLDEHPTADLFATPVVELDDLLWEDQEARAAYAAAAGTGAAQGNGASAGAASDGADNRADHVEALLETSRGLSVLAKFLWPIPDKGLSRRLHRVTARTLILWGEADRLVPVEHAAVFEQLIADARVTTFAGAGHALPLERTDEVFDTIRTFLE; via the coding sequence ATGCAGCTTGAGCGCCACGACCTCGACATCCGCGGCCTGCCGACGGTCTACCGAGGAGGTTCCGGTCGACCGCTCGTCTTCCTCCACACGGCCGGTGGACTGCAACCGGACAACCCGTTCCTCGTCCGGTTGTCCGAGGAGTTCGAGGTGATCGCCCCGCTCGCTCCCGGGTTCCGCGACCTGGGCGAGCTGGACGACATCCTCGACGTGCGCGACCTCGCCCTCCACTACGACGACGTCTTCGAGTCGCTCGGTCTCGAGCAGGCCCTCGTCGTCGGCTACTCCTTCGGCGGGATGGTCGGCGCCGAGCTCGCTGCCCACTACCCCAAGCGCGTCGCCGACCTGGTCCTGATCGCACCGGTCGGGCTCTGGCTCGACGAGCACCCGACGGCCGACCTCTTCGCCACGCCGGTCGTCGAGCTCGACGACCTCCTCTGGGAGGACCAGGAGGCGCGGGCCGCCTACGCGGCAGCCGCCGGGACCGGGGCGGCGCAGGGCAACGGCGCGTCGGCCGGCGCGGCGAGCGACGGTGCCGACAACCGCGCCGACCACGTGGAAGCGCTGTTGGAGACGTCGCGGGGCCTGTCGGTCCTGGCGAAGTTCCTGTGGCCGATCCCCGACAAGGGCCTGTCCCGCCGACTCCACCGGGTCACCGCCCGCACGCTGATCCTCTGGGGCGAGGCCGACCGCCTGGTGCCCGTCGAGCACGCGGCCGTGTTCGAGCAGCTCATCGCCGATGCCCGCGTGACTACGTTCGCCGGGGCCGGCCACGCGCTGCCGCTCGAGCGCACCGACGAGGTGTTCGACACCATCCGGACGTTCCTCGAGTGA